GGACGGCGACGTGCCCAACGGCGAGATCGTCGAACAGCACCCGACCTACGACGGCACCGTCGTCGAACGGACGCCGCTGTCGTCGGGGCAGTCGGGAAGCGGGCAGTCGGCGGCTGGAGACTGAGTCTGTCCGGCGACGGAGTCGCCGGTTCCTTGCAGCCGAGTGTAACGAGGCTGCAGCCTTTTTAGCGTAGATTTTTGCGCCGAGCGGTTCGCCGCAGTGAGCGAAGCGAACGAGGAAACCCGAGGCGGAAAAAGGTACTCGCGGCAACACCCGACCTACGACGGCACCGTCGTTGAACGGACGCCGCTGTCGTCGGGGACCGACGCCGACAGCGGTCAGTCCGCAGCGGGCGACTGATACTGCCGACCAGCTTTCAGACTGACACTTCTGTCGCGGTGTCCGGACGCCGTCCTGTTCGTACAATCCGTTGAAATGTCTGACGAACTTTTATTAATTAGCGTGAATATCTGCGAAACATGGCAGCGACCGAACGTCGGAACGGTGTCGAAATCGACGACGAGTGGGAGCCAAGCACCGCGATCGTCCGCGCGGTCAGTTCACACACCGGACAGTCGGTGATGGAACTCCCGCCGCTGTACGAAGCCGTCGATCCGGACGCGCTGGACGCGCTGTTCAGCGGTCGCCAGACGCTCGGCGTACTCACGTTCGCCTACGCCGGCCACGACGTGACGGTTCGTACCGATCAGACGGTCGACGTGATCGCTCACGGCTGATTCGGCTGGCGACACGCCGCTCGCGACCGGCGAAGATCGTCACAGCCGGTAGTATTAGAAGTCCACGTCGGCGTCTTCCTCCAGCGAGCCGATGTCTTCGGTCGCTTCGCCGAGGCCGTCGTCACGGACGCCGTCGGTCAACACCGTCCCGATCCCGGCGTCGTGGAGCACGTCTTCGTACTCGCTCTGGAAGCGGCCGCTGACTTGCCGGGCGCGGGTCTGGGCGGCGACGACGCGCCGGTAGCGTGCCAGTTCGGCTTCCGTGAGATCGAACGCCTCGCGGACGGTCTCGCCGGTGTCGGCCTCGCGCAGTCGCGCCAGGTCGAACGGTGCGTCGGTGTCCTCGTCGCGGAGCAGGTGGAGGTCGATCCGGGCACGGGTGACCACGTCGGTGTCGGCGTCGACGGCGTCGGCGATGGCCGCGTCGTCGTCGCCCTCGTAGTAGCGACGGACGACCGTGACGAGTGCCTCGTCCGACAGCGGCGTGTCCACCTCGAAGCGCTCGCGCAGGCGGTCGATCACTGTCAGCAGGCGCTCTTCGACGCCCCCCTCGTCGGAGAGTAGCGAGCCGTGGCCGTCCTCCTGGCGCTCGGTGACGGTGTCCTCGCCCGCTACGTCGACGAAGATGTCACGGAGTTCCTCGGTTTTCTCGTCCATCGGACCGTACGTCTGTGCCTTCTACCGTTTATACCTGTCGACGACGTGGCAAGACTGCGATCGCCGACGAGGCAGACAACTCAAAACAGTTGTATCATTCCCGCAAGACGGCGCGGGTTCGGAGCAAAATTTAAGCGGCTCCCGGTTCGTGGTAGCACATGACAGTTCCACTCCAGACCACCACCAGACCGACCTTCTGGCAGATCGGACCGGTCGGAAAGGCGGTGTTCTACTACCTCGCGGCGCTGGCGTTGCTCGTGTTCGCCTTCGGCGTGTACGAGCGTATCACACGCTACACGCGCGGGAGTGACGAGCCGTTCCCGCGCCTGGACGCGCTCCCCTCGCGGATTCTCTCGGGCGCGCGCCTCGCGCTGACAAACGCCAAGCAGTTCGACCGCGACCTCGTCGCGGGCGTGATGCACACGTTCGTCTTCTGGGGCTTTCTGACGCTGTTGATCGGGACGACCATCCTTGGCATCGACATGGACCTCTACCGGCCCCTGACCGGCGAGTCCTTTTTCGTCGGCGACTTCTATCTCTCGTACTCCTTCGTGATGGACGCGATGGGGCTGTTGTTCGTCGTCGGCGTCGGCGTCGCGATGTGGCGGCGATACGCCCGCCGGACGGACCGACTCCACGGCCGCCACACCTCCCGGGAAGACGACTACTTCCTCGGCGTCCTCTTCTTGCTCGGCGTCGGCGGGTACGTCACAGAGGCCGTCCGCATCCTCGGGACGAGCGCGGTCCGTGACGTGAGCTTCGAGACGTGGAGTTTCGTCGGCTGGGCGGGCAAGGAGTGGCTCGCCGCCGCCGGTGTCACCCCCGAGATGGCGACCGCTGCCTACCCCGTGATCTGGTGGAGCCACTCGCT
Above is a genomic segment from Halomicrobium sp. LC1Hm containing:
- a CDS encoding HalOD1 output domain-containing protein gives rise to the protein MAATERRNGVEIDDEWEPSTAIVRAVSSHTGQSVMELPPLYEAVDPDALDALFSGRQTLGVLTFAYAGHDVTVRTDQTVDVIAHG
- a CDS encoding conditioned medium-induced protein 4, coding for MDEKTEELRDIFVDVAGEDTVTERQEDGHGSLLSDEGGVEERLLTVIDRLRERFEVDTPLSDEALVTVVRRYYEGDDDAAIADAVDADTDVVTRARIDLHLLRDEDTDAPFDLARLREADTGETVREAFDLTEAELARYRRVVAAQTRARQVSGRFQSEYEDVLHDAGIGTVLTDGVRDDGLGEATEDIGSLEEDADVDF